A window of Campylobacter lari subsp. lari contains these coding sequences:
- a CDS encoding amino acid ABC transporter permease produces MKIFVFFAIIVFWAYFSFPIEILQVKDQNGLATGEYAYTIEAKAYVHSYFITLGLTVGGILIGIVLGFFLAFLRFLEIQSLNFIIDEYIDIIRGTPILLQLLIFSVVIFATWSDNFYVAIIALGLNSSAYVAEIVRSGIQSVDKGQMEAARAMGLNYSASMRLIIFPQAIKNILPSLMNEFISLFKETSIVGYISVMDITMQSKSLQAIYYNPKPIIFTGLVYYVSVKIFTLFARILEERLNKHD; encoded by the coding sequence ATGAAAATTTTTGTATTTTTTGCCATTATTGTTTTTTGGGCTTATTTTTCATTTCCTATTGAAATTTTACAAGTTAAAGATCAAAATGGTTTAGCCACAGGAGAATATGCTTATACTATAGAAGCTAAAGCTTATGTTCATAGTTATTTCATAACACTTGGTTTAACAGTGGGTGGAATTTTAATAGGTATTGTGCTTGGTTTTTTCCTAGCATTTTTGAGATTTTTAGAAATCCAAAGTTTAAATTTTATTATAGATGAATACATAGACATCATACGCGGAACTCCTATTCTTTTACAACTTTTAATTTTTTCAGTAGTGATTTTTGCTACTTGGAGTGATAATTTTTATGTAGCTATTATCGCACTTGGGCTTAATAGTTCAGCATATGTAGCTGAGATTGTAAGAAGTGGAATACAAAGCGTAGATAAAGGGCAAATGGAAGCAGCAAGAGCTATGGGACTTAATTATTCTGCTTCTATGAGACTAATCATCTTCCCACAGGCAATTAAAAACATTTTACCTTCTTTAATGAATGAATTTATTTCTTTATTTAAAGAAACTTCAATAGTAGGTTATATTAGCGTTATGGATATAACCATGCAAAGTAAAAGCTTACAAGCAATTTATTATAATCCTAAACCTATCATTTTTACAGGACTTGTGTATTATGTAAGTGTTAAAATTTTTACACTATTTGCAAGAATTCTAGAAGAAAGATTAAACAAACATGATTAA
- a CDS encoding DUF1353 domain-containing protein, with product MIRKTLKRVIVKPFGKDRFEVVKEFEVSLCGLNFIVPKGFISDGASVPRIFWSIYPPYKSEYFSASIVHDYLCQKAYSKDDYKLADKVLKEAMSELGCSKVKTFIFYHACNTFHVVKCFLKGIK from the coding sequence ATGATAAGAAAAACACTTAAAAGGGTTATAGTTAAACCTTTTGGTAAAGATAGATTTGAAGTTGTAAAAGAATTTGAAGTTAGTTTGTGTGGTTTAAATTTTATCGTGCCAAAAGGCTTTATTAGTGATGGTGCTTCAGTGCCACGCATTTTTTGGAGTATTTATCCTCCATATAAAAGTGAGTATTTTAGTGCTAGCATCGTGCATGATTATTTATGCCAAAAAGCATATTCAAAAGATGATTATAAGTTAGCAGATAAAGTTTTAAAAGAAGCTATGAGTGAGCTTGGTTGCTCTAAAGTAAAGACTTTTATTTTTTATCATGCGTGTAATACATTCCATGTGGTTAAATGTTTTTTGAAAGGAATAAAATGA
- a CDS encoding DUF5675 family protein, which produces MKLKLTRKYLRNTCVIGEFKVLDEKENILFECFSLEEDKEGVEREKDLRVPAGVYNLKRHILSSFNDKGKRVVAGVKVLNDDDSVVNIYNDDVPFDRHILIHWGNTDKDTKGCILLGLTKSDESIGQSRQACKELYDLLYQQDLSNIKLEITNKF; this is translated from the coding sequence ATGAAACTAAAATTAACTAGAAAGTATTTAAGAAATACTTGTGTCATAGGAGAGTTTAAAGTATTAGATGAAAAAGAAAATATTCTTTTTGAATGTTTTTCTTTAGAAGAAGATAAAGAAGGTGTTGAAAGAGAAAAAGACTTAAGAGTTCCTGCGGGAGTTTATAATCTAAAAAGACATATACTATCTAGTTTTAATGATAAAGGTAAAAGGGTAGTAGCAGGAGTTAAGGTTTTAAACGATGATGATAGCGTTGTAAATATCTACAACGATGATGTACCTTTTGATAGACATATTTTAATACATTGGGGAAATACAGACAAAGATACAAAAGGTTGTATTTTACTAGGTTTAACTAAGAGCGATGAAAGTATAGGCCAAAGCAGACAAGCTTGTAAAGAATTATATGACTTGTTATATCAGCAAGATTTATCAAATATAAAATTAGAAATCACAAACAAATTTTAG
- a CDS encoding DUF4376 domain-containing protein, whose protein sequence is MFYKIDDKAFFNEDVYLKKVIIKVDEEELEGEDTYFLSKLNDDELKALGFARVSEQELPSFDEKSQELVRKEEFDELSNIFHIKYEVRQKSLEELKTIKLDEIRAKRDEALESGLVYNEHTFQTREKDKLNINGAVTNLMLDMQSKANSISEIIWIDINDEKVTFTPQDFLKFASMVAFHTQEITFKANELKERIEQAKSEQDLEAIVWED, encoded by the coding sequence ATGTTTTACAAGATAGATGATAAGGCTTTTTTTAATGAAGATGTGTATTTAAAAAAAGTTATTATTAAAGTAGATGAGGAAGAATTAGAAGGAGAAGATACTTATTTTTTAAGTAAATTAAATGATGATGAGCTTAAAGCTCTTGGTTTTGCTAGAGTGAGTGAGCAAGAATTGCCAAGTTTTGATGAAAAAAGCCAAGAGCTTGTTAGAAAAGAAGAATTTGATGAGCTAAGTAATATCTTTCATATAAAATATGAAGTACGCCAAAAAAGCTTAGAAGAACTAAAAACAATTAAGCTTGATGAAATAAGAGCTAAAAGAGATGAAGCTTTAGAAAGTGGACTTGTTTATAATGAGCATACTTTCCAAACAAGAGAAAAAGATAAGCTTAATATCAATGGAGCTGTAACTAATTTAATGCTTGATATGCAAAGTAAAGCTAACTCAATTTCTGAAATCATTTGGATTGATATCAATGATGAAAAAGTAACTTTTACACCACAAGATTTTTTAAAATTTGCTTCAATGGTGGCTTTTCATACCCAAGAAATTACCTTTAAAGCAAATGAATTAAAAGAAAGAATAGAGCAAGCTAAATCTGAGCAAGATTTAGAAGCTATTGTTTGGGAGGATTAA
- a CDS encoding alanine/glycine:cation symporter family protein codes for MDLISQFVGFVNNQYYSILVILLIIVGFYYSYLTGFVQFRMLPYVFDILTEKQEKHEKHHITPFQALMISTASRVGIGNIAGIAVAVVLGGPGALFWMWAMAFFGGASAFAESTLAQVYKSRDGKSFKGGPAYYISKALNLKWLGAVFAVILIITYAYGFNGLQSQTMTSAFEFYYKGMVDASEVSFAQSWWPIVIGAILAVFAAYMFFGDHTKIGKVSSVIVPIMAMIYVGLSIIAMFMNFDKIPEVFSMIFKSAFDFEAIFGGFAGSALVIGIKRGLFSNEAGMGSAPNAAASALTTHPAKQGVIQAFSVLIDVIICTSSGFLVLFSLAYANNIGVDGKPILTALPLVQESMKEYYGNLGVHFTTVSIVLFAITSLIGNYYYAQANIKYLTQNPIIINLFKASAVLMIFIGANMDLKFAWDLADTTMAFMATINIISILLLGGIVKKVLKDFSEQKRQGRDPVFSASKLGIKNAECWD; via the coding sequence ATGGATTTAATATCCCAATTTGTTGGCTTTGTAAATAATCAATATTATTCCATTTTGGTTATTTTGCTTATTATTGTAGGGTTTTATTATAGTTATTTGACGGGTTTTGTGCAATTTCGAATGCTTCCTTATGTGTTTGATATCTTGACAGAAAAGCAAGAAAAGCATGAAAAACACCATATTACTCCTTTTCAAGCTTTGATGATTTCAACAGCTTCAAGAGTTGGTATAGGAAATATCGCAGGTATCGCAGTAGCAGTTGTTTTGGGCGGGCCTGGTGCTTTATTTTGGATGTGGGCTATGGCATTTTTTGGAGGGGCTTCAGCCTTTGCAGAAAGTACTTTAGCACAAGTTTATAAAAGCCGTGATGGTAAAAGTTTTAAAGGTGGTCCTGCTTATTATATTAGCAAAGCTTTAAATTTAAAATGGCTTGGAGCTGTTTTTGCGGTGATTTTAATCATTACTTATGCATATGGTTTTAATGGTCTTCAAAGTCAAACTATGACTTCAGCATTTGAGTTTTACTATAAAGGTATGGTTGATGCTAGTGAAGTAAGCTTTGCTCAAAGTTGGTGGCCTATTGTGATAGGAGCAATCTTAGCTGTTTTTGCTGCTTATATGTTTTTTGGTGATCATACTAAAATAGGTAAAGTAAGCTCAGTTATCGTTCCTATTATGGCGATGATTTATGTGGGTTTATCTATCATAGCGATGTTTATGAATTTTGATAAAATTCCTGAAGTATTTTCTATGATTTTTAAAAGTGCTTTTGATTTTGAAGCTATTTTTGGTGGATTTGCAGGATCAGCTTTGGTTATAGGTATAAAAAGAGGATTATTTTCAAATGAAGCGGGTATGGGTTCAGCGCCAAATGCAGCAGCTTCTGCTCTTACAACTCATCCTGCAAAACAAGGGGTTATTCAAGCATTTTCTGTATTAATTGATGTGATTATTTGCACAAGTTCAGGATTTTTAGTGTTATTTTCACTTGCTTATGCAAACAACATTGGTGTAGATGGCAAGCCTATTTTAACAGCACTACCTTTGGTGCAAGAATCTATGAAAGAATATTATGGAAATTTAGGTGTGCATTTTACTACTGTTAGTATAGTTTTATTTGCTATTACTTCTTTGATAGGAAATTATTATTATGCTCAAGCAAATATTAAATACCTTACTCAAAATCCTATTATTATTAATCTTTTTAAAGCAAGCGCTGTGCTTATGATTTTTATTGGTGCAAATATGGATTTAAAATTTGCATGGGATTTAGCTGATACTACTATGGCGTTTATGGCTACGATTAATATCATTTCTATTTTATTGCTTGGTGGTATAGTGAAAAAGGTATTAAAAGACTTTAGCGAGCAAAAAAGACAAGGTAGGGATCCAGTATTTAGTGCTTCAAAGCTTGGTATTAAAAACGCAGAGTGTTGGGATTGA
- a CDS encoding collagen-like protein encodes MSLEQVIQTQNESLNELKNKMEKLVQFYENGKIDKEELIKIINEELDKINLDDSIKDGILSYITENQASLKGEKGDAFTYEDFTPEQLQSLKGDSGAKGEDGKSAYELWLNKEGNAGKSEDEFLASLKGEKGDKGEAGEQGAKGEKGDKGDSISKEDLKPIVKEVVDELGISNGGIVGEDGQVITDDKLKEVISSVTMPFLEENIIKISTIENNCLSTFLNAMQNNALMCNIANTPPPEKIGNYVGYEKGFIWVDKSTTPNTFYVSNLTEWVKVELSKEIPINKLSFKVSRNNVATTYSACCVSNFGLIDINANAIFAKEANIATSPNGSVVFEINGKDYTATISSTIPLYGTGYTYNIFQANNKSLLSGALTNDGIYEYTLIFDQPLPANIIGFGLRPYGNVVSRDWTPKMILEAFSNGILEPMSRLEKIAKTNAEVSKKGIYAIDIRTGDDISKDVTSYSQWNIK; translated from the coding sequence ATGAGTTTAGAACAAGTTATTCAAACACAAAATGAAAGCTTAAATGAGCTTAAAAACAAAATGGAAAAATTGGTGCAATTTTATGAAAATGGTAAGATAGATAAAGAAGAATTGATAAAAATCATAAATGAAGAGCTAGATAAGATAAATCTAGATGATAGTATAAAAGATGGTATTTTATCTTATATTACAGAAAATCAAGCTAGTTTAAAAGGCGAAAAAGGCGATGCATTTACTTATGAAGATTTTACGCCTGAGCAACTTCAAAGTTTAAAAGGCGATAGTGGGGCCAAAGGAGAAGATGGAAAAAGTGCTTATGAACTTTGGCTTAACAAAGAAGGTAATGCGGGAAAAAGTGAAGATGAGTTTTTAGCTTCTTTAAAGGGTGAAAAAGGAGACAAAGGCGAAGCAGGGGAGCAAGGAGCCAAAGGTGAAAAAGGAGATAAAGGTGATAGTATATCTAAAGAAGATCTAAAGCCCATAGTAAAAGAAGTTGTAGATGAATTAGGTATCTCAAATGGTGGTATAGTGGGTGAAGATGGTCAGGTAATAACAGATGATAAGCTAAAAGAAGTTATAAGCAGTGTTACTATGCCTTTTCTTGAAGAAAATATTATAAAAATTTCAACCATAGAAAACAATTGTTTGAGTACTTTTTTAAATGCTATGCAAAACAATGCATTGATGTGTAATATTGCAAACACTCCTCCACCTGAAAAAATTGGAAACTACGTAGGATATGAAAAAGGCTTTATATGGGTTGATAAAAGTACTACTCCAAATACATTTTATGTAAGTAATTTAACTGAATGGGTAAAAGTCGAACTTTCAAAAGAAATACCAATAAATAAGCTATCTTTTAAGGTTTCAAGAAATAATGTAGCTACAACTTACTCAGCTTGTTGTGTTTCTAATTTTGGTCTTATTGATATAAATGCAAATGCAATATTTGCTAAGGAAGCTAATATTGCTACAAGTCCAAATGGAAGTGTTGTTTTTGAAATAAATGGAAAAGATTATACGGCTACTATATCAAGCACTATACCACTTTATGGAACAGGCTATACATACAATATTTTTCAAGCTAACAATAAATCTTTACTAAGTGGTGCCTTAACAAATGATGGAATTTATGAATATACACTTATATTTGATCAACCTTTGCCAGCAAATATTATAGGTTTTGGATTGCGTCCTTATGGGAATGTTGTTAGCAGAGATTGGACTCCTAAGATGATTTTAGAAGCTTTTTCAAATGGTATCTTAGAACCTATGAGCAGATTAGAAAAAATCGCAAAGACTAATGCAGAAGTTTCTAAAAAAGGCATATATGCAATAGATATTAGAACAGGTGATGATATTTCTAAAGATGTAACATCATACTCACAATGGAACATAAAATAA
- a CDS encoding tRNA (cytidine(34)-2'-O)-methyltransferase — protein MFHIVLVEPRIPQNTGSIGRMCFNAGFTLHIINPLFSIDEKAVKRAGLDYWKKLNPMLWNNLEDFLKKYEKFQDRFFFATTKTNQAYFDVKFQEGDFLFFGSESFGLPEQLMQKNWKNAITIPMKDCGRSLNLATSVGIVSYEALRQNFASFKKS, from the coding sequence ATGTTTCATATAGTCTTGGTCGAGCCTCGTATACCGCAAAATACAGGAAGTATAGGTAGAATGTGCTTTAATGCAGGTTTTACTTTGCATATCATCAATCCACTTTTTAGTATAGATGAAAAAGCAGTTAAAAGGGCAGGACTTGATTATTGGAAAAAATTAAATCCTATGCTTTGGAATAATTTAGAAGATTTTTTAAAAAAATATGAAAAATTTCAAGATAGATTTTTCTTTGCGACAACTAAAACAAATCAAGCTTATTTTGATGTTAAATTTCAAGAGGGGGATTTTTTGTTTTTTGGAAGCGAGAGTTTTGGTTTGCCAGAACAGCTTATGCAAAAAAATTGGAAAAATGCCATTACTATACCTATGAAAGATTGTGGCAGAAGTTTAAATTTAGCCACAAGCGTGGGTATAGTGAGTTATGAAGCTTTAAGACAAAATTTTGCTTCTTTTAAAAAATCTTAG
- a CDS encoding amino acid ABC transporter ATP-binding protein yields the protein MIKIENLVKKYGDLEVLKDISVEVHKGDIIAIIGPSGGGKSTFLRCLNKLETPDSGNIYINDVNVLDNKADINQIRQKVSMVFQHFNLFNNKNVLENLCLAPVQTKIMSKDEAIKKARKLLEKVGLSDKENYFPHKLSGGQKQRIAIARSLMMNPDVILFDEPTSALDPEMIGEVLNIMKEVAKEGLTMLVVTHEMGFARNVANRIFFMDKGIIAVDECPKIAFENPKNERLKEFLNQVLNH from the coding sequence ATGATTAAAATAGAAAATTTAGTTAAAAAATACGGAGATTTAGAAGTTTTAAAAGATATTAGTGTTGAAGTACACAAAGGTGATATTATTGCTATTATAGGGCCTAGTGGAGGTGGTAAAAGTACCTTTTTACGCTGTTTAAATAAACTTGAAACACCAGATAGTGGTAATATTTATATCAATGATGTTAATGTACTTGATAACAAAGCAGATATCAATCAAATTCGTCAAAAAGTAAGTATGGTATTTCAACACTTTAACCTTTTTAATAATAAAAATGTTTTAGAAAATTTATGTCTAGCTCCTGTGCAAACTAAAATCATGAGCAAAGATGAGGCTATAAAAAAAGCGAGAAAATTACTTGAAAAAGTTGGATTAAGTGATAAAGAAAATTATTTTCCCCATAAACTTTCAGGCGGACAAAAACAACGCATTGCTATAGCAAGATCTTTGATGATGAACCCTGATGTGATTTTATTTGATGAGCCAACTTCAGCCCTTGATCCTGAAATGATAGGTGAAGTTTTAAATATCATGAAAGAAGTAGCTAAAGAAGGACTTACCATGCTTGTAGTTACTCACGAAATGGGTTTTGCAAGAAATGTAGCTAATCGAATTTTTTTCATGGATAAAGGCATTATAGCAGTAGATGAGTGTCCCAAAATAGCCTTTGAAAACCCAAAAAATGAAAGATTGAAAGAATTTTTAAATCAAGTTTTAAATCACTAA